From one Caldithrix abyssi DSM 13497 genomic stretch:
- a CDS encoding phosphoglucomutase/phosphomannomutase alpha/beta/alpha domain I produces MIRFGTDGWRAVLAREFTFDNVGRVADAFSRFLIETSERLNGVVVSFDTRFLSERFARYFAEVVASYDIPVALSKKFTPTPALSFAVKQLKFNAGVMITASHNPYFYNGIKFKAAYGGPVLNDFTQQIEKRLDARSPKIDPLRVKKNLQEVDIVGDYFRQIKTLLNPQSLASFKKKMAYDAMFGCGMGFLSHFFEAFNLQAQILHGEENPLFNRTPPEPVARNLSELSRLIARGPFAIGLATDGDADRCALLDEKGQFVQLHDLLPLLAEYLFKIRGWDGNIVRTTSMHHTIDRLMARYGKSSVEVPVGFKNVCEVMLKQEILIGAEESGGFGFGKHLPERDGILTLLLALEMLGYYQAPISALVNDLRQRFGPFHYLRKDFYGEPELLKANLLRLRTQPPQRVAGMPVEKVALKDGLKLYLENGTWALFRVSQTEPLARIYVGGAELDAVKKALDWGVAQMTQKQAGKRITQERTEA; encoded by the coding sequence GTGATTCGATTCGGAACGGATGGCTGGAGAGCGGTGTTGGCCAGAGAATTTACCTTTGATAATGTGGGTCGCGTGGCTGACGCCTTTAGTCGTTTTTTGATTGAGACTTCGGAACGCTTAAACGGCGTGGTCGTCTCTTTTGATACGCGTTTTCTATCGGAGCGCTTCGCGCGCTATTTTGCGGAAGTTGTTGCCAGTTACGATATTCCTGTGGCATTGAGCAAAAAATTTACCCCCACTCCGGCGCTTTCGTTTGCCGTTAAACAGTTGAAGTTCAATGCCGGCGTAATGATCACCGCCAGCCACAATCCTTATTTTTACAATGGCATCAAGTTTAAGGCTGCATACGGCGGGCCGGTGCTTAACGATTTTACGCAGCAGATCGAAAAACGCCTGGATGCTCGTTCGCCGAAAATCGATCCGTTGCGCGTTAAAAAGAATTTGCAGGAAGTTGACATTGTTGGAGATTATTTTCGGCAGATAAAAACCTTGCTTAATCCGCAGTCGCTTGCTTCTTTTAAAAAGAAGATGGCGTACGACGCCATGTTTGGCTGCGGCATGGGATTTTTGTCCCATTTTTTTGAGGCCTTCAATTTACAGGCGCAAATCCTGCATGGCGAAGAAAATCCGCTTTTTAACCGTACGCCGCCGGAGCCGGTGGCCCGCAATCTGAGCGAACTAAGTCGGCTGATCGCCCGGGGACCTTTTGCAATAGGCCTGGCCACCGACGGCGACGCCGATCGTTGCGCATTGCTGGATGAAAAGGGGCAGTTTGTCCAGCTCCATGATTTGTTGCCGTTGTTAGCAGAGTATCTCTTCAAAATCCGTGGATGGGATGGCAATATTGTGCGCACCACATCCATGCACCACACCATCGATCGTTTAATGGCCCGCTATGGAAAGTCGAGCGTTGAAGTGCCGGTGGGCTTTAAAAATGTGTGTGAAGTCATGTTAAAACAAGAAATTCTGATCGGCGCCGAAGAGAGCGGCGGATTTGGATTCGGGAAACATCTGCCGGAACGGGACGGCATTTTGACGCTGTTATTGGCGCTTGAAATGTTGGGATATTATCAGGCCCCCATTTCTGCGCTGGTGAACGATTTGCGTCAGAGATTTGGCCCGTTTCACTATTTGCGCAAAGATTTTTACGGGGAACCGGAACTGCTAAAGGCTAACTTACTACGCTTAAGGACGCAACCGCCGCAACGCGTGGCCGGCATGCCAGTTGAAAAGGTTGCGCTGAAAGACGGATTAAAACTCTATCTGGAGAACGGAACCTGGGCGCTTTTCAGAGTATCGCAAACCGAACCGCTGGCCCGTATTTATGTGGGCGGAGCGGAGCTTGATGCGGTGAAAAAGGCGCTCGACTGGGGCGTTGCGCAAATGACTCAAAAACAAGCAGGAAAAAGGATAACTCAGGAAAGGACGGAAGCGTGA